A segment of the Corallococcus silvisoli genome:
TTCTCGACGAGGTTGTGGATGGCCTCGGAGATGCGCTCGCGGTCGCCCCGGACGAACACCTCCGGACAGGGCGGGATCACCACGCGCACGCGGCTGTGCTCGGCGACCGCGCCCAGCCCCCGCACCACCTCTTCCGCCACGGCCTTGAGGCCGAAGGGGCGCTGGTTGAGCTGCATCTTCCCGGATGAGAGCCGGGACATCAGCACCAGGTCGTTCACCTGCTGGAGGAGCCGGTCCGCGTTGCGATCGCAGATCTGCACCGCGCGGCGCTGTCCGTCCGTCAGCGTGCCCAGCTTCTCCCGGCCCAGCATGGCCAGGTAGGCCTTGATGGTGGTGAGCGGGTTCTTCAGGTCATGGGACACATTGCCGAGCAGCTCCTCGCGGTTCTGCTCCAGGCTCTTGAGCCCCGCGATGGCCGTCTGCAGGTCCTTGTTGCGCCGGGCGCTGTCGTCGCGCAGCCGGGCCACCTCGTAGGCGGCGGTGAGCTGCGACGCCAGCGACTGCATCAGGACGTCGGACGCCTTCCTCCGGGCCCCCAGCACCACGAGCACGCCCGTCACGCCCTGCGGCCCCTCCAGGGGCACGGCGACAGTGTCGTCCTCGCGCAGGAGCACCTTGTCGGTGAAACACCGGCCCACCACGCCCTCACCGGGGACGGCGGCGGTGACGCGCTCGTCGTAGCGGCCCCGCACGTGCTCCACATGCAGCTGGTTGCGCGACGGGAAGTGGCGCGCGACGTAGCAGACCTTCGGCTTGAGCAGCGCGTGGAGCGTCTGGAGCTGGGCGCGCAGGGCCTCCGTGGGGCCCGCGTTGTCGGTGAGCTGGCGACCCATCTCCAGCAGGGCCTGCGCGGCCGCGTCCGTGTCCACGGGAGGCGGGGGCTTCACCGCTCGTTTCGGCGGGGCCTTCTTCACGGTGGTGGCGGGGCGCAGCGGGACGACCTCTGCGAGCTGCGGACCCTTCTTCTTCGATGGCACGCGTGAATCCTGCTTCATGTCTCACGTGGGAGGGAACCGCACCGAAGCCAGGCGTCCTCCGCCGACCGGGCCCGTGTCATCTGCCCGACAGCCTTCCATCCCCCCATGCCCGGCGGCCTGCTTCCCGCCGGGGCTTGAATCCAAGGACTTCTGGATTTGCTTCAGGGCCGGCGCTGGATTCGGCCGTCCTTGTCCAGGCTGTAGGGATCCACGAGGGCGGCCTGCACCTTCTCCTGGAAGCCCTGCACCACGAAGCCGCTCTCCGCCAGGGCGCCCAGCGCCGCCGTCTGCACGCGGCGCGCGGTCTCCTCGGAAGTGAGCAGCTTGAGCAGGGGCTCGCGCGCCGGCTCGTGCTTCAGGGGGCCCAGGACGTTGATGGCGGCGATCTTCACGTCGTCGGACATGTCCTCCAGGAAGGGGAGGACGGCCGGGGCCACGCGCGGATCCTGCTTGCCCAGCACGTGGTGGAGCAGGACGACCTTCTTCTCCGGGTCGCGCGTGTAGCGGGAAGACAGGTGTTGGAGCGTGTCGGCGATGACGCCCATCAGCGCGTCCTCGGGCAGCAGCTCCTGCAGGATGCGCAGCGCCCAGGAGGTGGCCTGATCGCCCTGCTTGAGGAAGGCGCTCACCGGCGCGACGGCATCCTGGCCGAAGTGCTTGATGAGCTCGTAGGTGTGCTCCTTCTCATCCGCGTCGGTGGTGAGCGGGTCCACGGTGATGGTGAACCGGCTGAGCAGCACCGTGACGGCCTCGGGGTACTTCATCTCCCCCAGCTGCTGAAGGGCCTTCTGCCGCGTGGATGGCTCCCCGTACTTCTGGGTCACCTTGGACTTGAGCTTGAGGGCTTTTTCGGGGCCCGAGCCGCCCGTGAGGAAATCGAAGAGACCCATAGGTACGTACCCGCTCCGGATTCGGAAGGTGGAGGCGCCATGTAGGACGGTGCGCCTTCGAGGACAAGTGGCAACGACAACTACAACGTCAGCTCCCGGCGCACGTCGCCCCGGTAGCCACGAGACAACGTTTCCGCGGCGGCTCGGACCTCGTCGGTGGCCTCCTCGGGGACCTTGACCTGGAGGAGCAGGTACATGTCGCCCGGTGTTCCTCCCCGGAGCGACGGCACGCCG
Coding sequences within it:
- a CDS encoding HEAT repeat domain-containing protein, which gives rise to MGLFDFLTGGSGPEKALKLKSKVTQKYGEPSTRQKALQQLGEMKYPEAVTVLLSRFTITVDPLTTDADEKEHTYELIKHFGQDAVAPVSAFLKQGDQATSWALRILQELLPEDALMGVIADTLQHLSSRYTRDPEKKVVLLHHVLGKQDPRVAPAVLPFLEDMSDDVKIAAINVLGPLKHEPAREPLLKLLTSEETARRVQTAALGALAESGFVVQGFQEKVQAALVDPYSLDKDGRIQRRP
- a CDS encoding hybrid sensor histidine kinase/response regulator, producing MPSKKKGPQLAEVVPLRPATTVKKAPPKRAVKPPPPVDTDAAAQALLEMGRQLTDNAGPTEALRAQLQTLHALLKPKVCYVARHFPSRNQLHVEHVRGRYDERVTAAVPGEGVVGRCFTDKVLLREDDTVAVPLEGPQGVTGVLVVLGARRKASDVLMQSLASQLTAAYEVARLRDDSARRNKDLQTAIAGLKSLEQNREELLGNVSHDLKNPLTTIKAYLAMLGREKLGTLTDGQRRAVQICDRNADRLLQQVNDLVLMSRLSSGKMQLNQRPFGLKAVAEEVVRGLGAVAEHSRVRVVIPPCPEVFVRGDRERISEAIHNLVENGIHHSETDDVVEVSVASSEGLGTLTVKDSGQGMTAEALEHVFDSFYRAQPGMPRPPGAGLGLPLVAKIVALHGGRVDASSILGEGSTFQIVLPLFASAVSAPDINQAAPKAGGILLVEDDVDCREVLEQVLEQEGYRVMATSGAAEARSILSHIRPAMVLLDLRLSGEDGRSVLHYIRTTESLADVVVYIISGASDVASLTSGEGPDRIDGYFEKPLKLPKLLDTVASVVRPKSRGPAVP